The following coding sequences lie in one Micromonospora sp. R77 genomic window:
- the cobO gene encoding cob(I)yrinic acid a,c-diamide adenosyltransferase — protein sequence MPQGKPSHVPVDGLTTRQRRNRPLTIVHTGQMKGKSTAAFGLALRAWTAGLSIGVFQFVKSAKWRVGEENAFRALGEVHERTGQGAPVAWHKMGEGWSWIQRGGEADHAADALEGWRQIQRDLAAERHGLYVLDEFTYPMKWGWVDVDEVVDTLAGRPGFQHVVITGRDADPRLVAAADLVAELTKVKHPMDAGQKGQKGIEW from the coding sequence ATGCCGCAGGGGAAGCCCAGCCACGTGCCCGTCGACGGGTTGACCACCCGGCAGCGACGGAACCGGCCGCTGACCATCGTCCACACCGGACAGATGAAGGGGAAGTCGACCGCCGCGTTCGGGTTGGCGCTGCGGGCCTGGACGGCCGGCCTGTCGATCGGGGTGTTCCAGTTCGTCAAGAGCGCCAAGTGGCGGGTGGGCGAGGAGAACGCCTTCCGCGCCCTCGGCGAGGTGCACGAGCGCACCGGCCAGGGCGCGCCGGTGGCCTGGCACAAGATGGGCGAGGGCTGGTCCTGGATCCAGCGCGGCGGCGAGGCCGACCACGCCGCCGACGCCCTCGAGGGTTGGCGGCAGATCCAGCGCGACCTCGCCGCCGAACGCCACGGCCTGTACGTCCTCGACGAGTTCACCTACCCGATGAAGTGGGGCTGGGTGGACGTCGACGAGGTGGTCGACACCCTGGCCGGCCGCCCCGGCTTCCAGCACGTCGTCATCACCGGCCGCGACGCCGACCCGCGCCTGGTCGCCGCCGCCGACCTGGTCGCCGAACTGACCAAGGTGAAGCACCCGATGGACGCCGGCCAGAAGGGCCAGAAGGGGATCGAGTGGTGA
- a CDS encoding cobalt-precorrin-5B (C(1))-methyltransferase, producing MTYAEPPLREPDLPRTAKVRPTALRTGWTTGACATAATKAAVTALVTGVPQREVEIGLPDGRRVCFPVARCEFTPLPDAHAEAVVVKDAGDDPDVTHGAHLTATVGWRPGTGLTLDGGDGVGTVTKPGLGLAVGGPAINETPRRMIGQAVAEVVDLTEVGVRVVISVPDGERMARKTTNRRLGILGGISILGTTGIVRPFSTASWRASVVQAVHVMAAQGERTVVLCTGGRTERAARVLLPELPEVCFVEVGDFTGAAVTAAVGDGMTGVVFVGMAGKLAKLAAGILMTHYTRSAVDLSLLGAVTAEAGGDPDLVTAVTAANTGRHAYELWEAAGLLGPAGDLLCHRVRQVLLRFAGQAVTVDVAMVDFAGSRVVASSGRWAA from the coding sequence ATGACGTACGCCGAACCGCCGCTGCGCGAGCCGGACCTGCCGCGTACGGCGAAGGTCCGGCCCACCGCGCTGCGGACCGGCTGGACCACCGGCGCCTGCGCCACCGCGGCGACCAAGGCGGCCGTCACCGCCCTGGTCACCGGGGTGCCGCAGCGCGAGGTGGAGATCGGCCTGCCCGACGGCCGGCGGGTGTGCTTCCCGGTGGCCCGGTGCGAGTTCACCCCGCTGCCCGACGCGCACGCCGAGGCGGTCGTGGTCAAGGACGCCGGGGACGACCCGGACGTCACCCACGGCGCGCACCTGACTGCCACGGTCGGCTGGCGCCCGGGGACCGGGTTGACGCTGGACGGTGGCGACGGCGTCGGCACGGTGACGAAACCCGGGCTGGGCCTGGCCGTCGGCGGGCCGGCCATCAACGAGACCCCGCGCCGCATGATCGGGCAGGCGGTGGCCGAGGTGGTCGACCTGACCGAGGTGGGCGTCCGGGTGGTGATCAGCGTGCCGGACGGCGAGCGGATGGCGCGGAAGACCACCAACCGGCGGCTCGGCATCCTCGGTGGCATCTCCATCCTCGGCACCACCGGGATCGTCCGCCCCTTCTCCACCGCCTCCTGGCGGGCCAGCGTGGTGCAGGCGGTGCACGTGATGGCCGCCCAGGGGGAGCGGACCGTGGTGCTGTGCACCGGGGGGCGTACCGAGCGGGCCGCCCGGGTGCTCCTGCCGGAGCTGCCCGAGGTCTGCTTCGTCGAGGTCGGCGACTTCACCGGCGCGGCCGTCACCGCCGCCGTCGGCGACGGGATGACCGGGGTGGTCTTCGTCGGCATGGCCGGCAAGCTGGCGAAGCTGGCCGCCGGCATCCTGATGACCCACTACACCCGCTCGGCGGTGGACCTGTCGCTGCTCGGCGCGGTGACCGCCGAGGCCGGCGGCGACCCCGACCTGGTCACGGCGGTCACCGCCGCCAACACCGGGCGGCACGCGTACGAGCTGTGGGAGGCCGCCGGCCTGCTCGGCCCCGCCGGGGACCTGCTCTGCCACCGGGTCCGCCAGGTGCTGCTCCGCTTCGCCGGGCAGGCGGTCACGGTCGACGTGGCCATGGTGGACTTCGCCGGCTCCCGGGTCGTCGCCTCCTCCGGCCGGTGGGCCGCGTGA
- the cobA gene encoding uroporphyrinogen-III C-methyltransferase, producing MNPDRTPLLIVGHGTRSAPGVAQFAALVDRIRRRGVVDDVEGGFIELSRPPLTDAVGALVARGSRNLVALPLVLAAAGHGKGDIPAALAREKQRHPGLRYAYGRPLGPHPLLHDVLAERIDTVLDGDDRAGTWVALIGRGSTDPDANAEVAKVARLLWEGRGYAGVEPGFISLAEPSVPAVLERLRRLGARRIVVAPYFLFAGVLPDRIVAQTTAYAGEHPELDVRVADLIGDCDPLADLVLQRHAEALRGDIRMNCDTCAYRVALPGFADKVGRPQTPHHHPDDPAHGHGHHHDHHHEPALRPGQVAVVGGGPGPDDLITVRGKALLDAADVVVADRLAPTGLLAGLRPEVLVVDAAKNPRGPSMGQDTINDTLVAHARAGRRVVRLKGGDPYVFGRGHEEVQACAAAGVPTVLVPGVSSAVAAPGMAGVPVTHRGVAHDLTVVSGHLPPGHPDSLVDWPALARARGTVVLLMAVDTIDKIAAVLVEHGRDPGSPVLVVQDAGHPGQRTLTGRLDEVGALTVREEVSPPAVFVLGPVVALRAPAG from the coding sequence ATGAACCCGGACCGCACCCCGCTGCTCATCGTCGGGCACGGCACCCGCAGCGCGCCCGGCGTGGCCCAGTTCGCCGCCCTGGTCGACCGGATCCGCCGCCGGGGCGTCGTCGACGACGTCGAGGGCGGCTTCATCGAGCTGTCCCGCCCGCCGCTGACCGACGCGGTCGGCGCGCTGGTCGCGCGGGGCAGCCGGAACCTGGTCGCGCTGCCGCTGGTGCTCGCCGCGGCCGGCCACGGCAAGGGCGACATCCCGGCCGCCCTCGCCCGGGAGAAGCAGCGTCACCCGGGCTTGCGCTACGCCTACGGCCGGCCGCTCGGGCCGCACCCGCTGCTGCACGACGTCCTCGCCGAACGGATCGACACGGTCCTCGACGGCGACGACCGGGCCGGCACCTGGGTCGCGCTGATCGGGCGCGGCTCCACCGACCCGGACGCCAACGCCGAGGTCGCGAAGGTGGCCCGGCTGCTGTGGGAGGGACGCGGCTACGCGGGCGTCGAACCCGGGTTCATCTCCCTCGCCGAGCCGTCCGTGCCGGCCGTGCTGGAGCGGCTGCGCCGGCTCGGCGCCCGCCGGATCGTCGTCGCGCCGTACTTCCTCTTCGCCGGGGTGCTGCCGGACCGGATCGTCGCGCAGACCACCGCATACGCGGGGGAGCACCCGGAGCTGGACGTGCGGGTGGCCGACCTGATCGGCGACTGCGACCCGCTCGCCGACCTGGTGCTGCAACGGCACGCCGAGGCGCTGCGCGGGGACATCCGGATGAACTGCGACACCTGCGCGTACCGGGTGGCGCTGCCCGGGTTCGCCGACAAGGTGGGCCGGCCGCAGACCCCGCACCACCACCCCGACGACCCGGCCCACGGCCACGGACACCACCACGACCACCACCACGAGCCGGCGCTGCGGCCCGGCCAGGTCGCCGTCGTGGGCGGCGGGCCCGGCCCCGACGACCTGATCACCGTACGCGGGAAGGCGCTGCTCGACGCCGCGGACGTGGTGGTGGCCGACCGGCTGGCCCCGACCGGCCTGCTCGCCGGGCTGCGCCCCGAGGTGCTGGTGGTGGACGCGGCGAAGAATCCCCGCGGCCCGTCGATGGGTCAGGACACCATCAACGACACCCTGGTCGCGCACGCCCGCGCCGGCCGGCGGGTGGTCCGGCTCAAGGGCGGCGACCCGTACGTCTTCGGTCGCGGCCACGAGGAGGTGCAGGCCTGCGCGGCGGCCGGGGTGCCCACGGTGCTGGTGCCCGGGGTGAGCAGCGCGGTCGCCGCGCCGGGGATGGCCGGCGTGCCGGTCACCCACCGGGGCGTCGCCCACGACCTCACGGTGGTCTCCGGTCACCTGCCGCCCGGGCACCCCGACTCGCTGGTGGACTGGCCGGCGCTGGCCCGCGCCCGGGGCACCGTGGTGCTGCTGATGGCGGTGGACACCATCGACAAGATCGCGGCGGTACTGGTCGAGCACGGCCGCGACCCCGGGTCCCCGGTGCTGGTGGTGCAGGACGCCGGGCATCCCGGCCAGCGGACCCTGACCGGTCGACTCGACGAGGTCGGTGCCCTGACGGTGCGGGAGGAGGTAAGCCCGCCGGCGGTCTTCGTGCTCGGACCGGTGGTGGCGCTGCGCGCCCCGGCGGGCTGA
- a CDS encoding HoxN/HupN/NixA family nickel/cobalt transporter, with protein sequence MTATTPTAAGPPTGRWSRAERVRLGGIVCAVAALHVAGVSLYLYWNHQPVAAGGLAGAGTLAYLLGVRHAFDADHIAAIDDTTRLMLLRGRRPVGVGFFFALGHSAVVLLLALVIGLASAHFSGAGLDRVREVGATVAVVTATLFLALVAVLNAVVLTGLARLWRRLRAGALDESELDLLLLNRGLLHRVLGARARTLVRSSWHMAPVGFLFGLGLETASEVTLLALSASTAAAGGLPVLALLTLPLLFAAGMSAMDTADSLLMSRAYSWAYRQPARRLWYNLATTGMTVLVGGLVASVYLAGLLTDRFGVTALAGYASIADHFEQLGYAVVALFVLAWGGAALTWRLAGLDRRHGRVDS encoded by the coding sequence ATGACCGCCACCACCCCCACCGCCGCCGGCCCACCCACCGGCCGGTGGAGCCGCGCCGAGCGGGTACGCCTCGGCGGCATCGTCTGCGCCGTCGCCGCCCTGCACGTCGCCGGCGTGAGCCTCTACCTGTACTGGAACCACCAGCCGGTGGCGGCCGGCGGCCTCGCCGGGGCCGGCACCCTCGCGTACCTGCTGGGGGTGCGGCACGCCTTCGACGCCGACCACATCGCCGCGATCGACGACACCACCCGGCTGATGCTGCTGCGCGGCCGGCGACCGGTCGGCGTCGGGTTCTTCTTCGCCCTCGGGCACAGCGCGGTGGTGCTGCTGCTCGCCCTGGTGATCGGCCTCGCCTCGGCCCACTTCAGCGGGGCCGGCCTGGACCGGGTCCGCGAGGTCGGCGCCACCGTCGCCGTGGTCACCGCGACGCTCTTCCTGGCGCTGGTCGCGGTGCTCAACGCGGTGGTGCTGACCGGGCTGGCCCGGCTGTGGCGACGGCTACGGGCCGGCGCGCTCGACGAGTCGGAGCTGGACCTGCTGCTGCTCAACCGGGGCCTGCTGCACCGGGTGCTGGGCGCCCGCGCCCGCACGCTGGTCCGCTCCTCCTGGCACATGGCCCCGGTCGGGTTTCTCTTCGGCCTGGGCCTGGAGACCGCCAGCGAGGTGACCCTGCTGGCCCTGTCGGCCAGCACCGCGGCGGCCGGCGGGCTGCCCGTGCTGGCCCTGCTCACCCTGCCGCTGCTCTTCGCCGCCGGGATGTCCGCCATGGACACCGCCGACAGCCTGCTGATGAGCCGCGCCTACTCGTGGGCGTACCGGCAGCCGGCCCGGCGACTCTGGTACAACCTGGCGACCACCGGGATGACCGTGCTGGTCGGCGGCCTGGTCGCCAGCGTCTACCTGGCCGGGCTGCTCACCGACCGGTTCGGCGTCACCGCCCTCGCCGGGTACGCCTCGATCGCCGACCACTTCGAGCAGCTCGGCTACGCCGTGGTGGCGCTCTTCGTGCTGGCCTGGGGCGGCGCGGCGCTGACCTGGCGGCTGGCCGGCCTCGACCGCCGCCACGGGCGGGTGGACTCATGA
- a CDS encoding methanogen output domain 1-containing protein yields MDWLLAPPDALNASLLRVELTAFLRRHGAGQPDDFDDAGLIVSELLGNAVEHAGGPIWVTLDWSAPRPELIVHDLGAALDVEELALPDADSLRGRGLWLVSRLAADLAVVAKRGAGKRIHTVLPVTRRVEPSFDPPLRQVNPLPGLDEAGPDGFGRESFLRALVVELARTAENGHGPAAAERMVAQVGATVGGQMEQEYRRAREVVGRLTAEQVAECYLRLKSAIGGGFHVIAVGEDRIVLGNRQCPFGDTVRRAPALCRMTSSVFGGIAARSHGEAVVLLDERIAVGDPECRVTVLLGAAARANPGGHHYRDGS; encoded by the coding sequence ATGGACTGGCTGCTCGCCCCGCCGGACGCCCTGAACGCCAGCCTGTTACGCGTCGAGCTGACCGCGTTCCTGCGCCGGCACGGGGCCGGGCAGCCGGACGACTTCGACGACGCCGGGCTGATCGTCTCGGAGTTGCTCGGCAACGCGGTCGAGCACGCCGGCGGACCGATCTGGGTGACGCTGGACTGGTCGGCGCCCCGACCCGAACTGATCGTGCACGACCTGGGCGCGGCCCTCGACGTCGAGGAGTTGGCGCTGCCCGACGCCGACAGCCTCCGCGGGCGGGGACTGTGGCTGGTGTCCCGGCTCGCCGCCGACCTGGCGGTGGTCGCGAAGCGGGGCGCCGGGAAGCGGATCCACACCGTGCTGCCGGTGACCCGCCGGGTGGAGCCGTCCTTCGACCCGCCGCTGCGGCAGGTCAACCCGCTGCCCGGCCTCGACGAGGCCGGCCCGGACGGGTTCGGCCGGGAGTCGTTCCTGCGGGCGCTGGTGGTGGAGTTGGCGCGTACCGCCGAGAACGGTCACGGCCCGGCCGCCGCCGAGCGGATGGTCGCCCAGGTGGGGGCCACCGTCGGCGGTCAGATGGAGCAGGAGTACCGGCGGGCCCGGGAGGTGGTCGGACGGCTCACCGCCGAGCAGGTGGCCGAGTGCTACCTGCGGCTGAAGTCGGCCATCGGCGGTGGCTTCCACGTCATCGCCGTCGGCGAGGACCGGATCGTGCTGGGCAACCGGCAGTGCCCGTTCGGTGACACCGTCCGGCGGGCCCCGGCCCTGTGCCGGATGACCTCCAGCGTCTTCGGCGGGATCGCCGCCCGCAGCCACGGCGAGGCGGTCGTCCTGCTCGACGAGCGGATCGCCGTCGGTGACCCGGAGTGCCGGGTCACCGTGCTGCTCGGCGCGGCCGCCCGGGCCAACCCGGGCGGCCACCACTACCGGGACGGCTCCTGA
- the cobN gene encoding cobaltochelatase subunit CobN yields MRVLLLSTADTDLLAARASGADYRLANPARVAVDAVPALLDGVDLAVVRLLGGRQAWPDGLAALLASGVPTVVLGGEALPDAELMAASTVPAGVATQALAYLAEGGPDNLAQLARFLSDTVLLTGEGFAPPTPTPLYGILGDRPATGADGRPTVGIVFYRAHALAGNTAFVDTLADAVHAAGGHPLPIFCGSLRGLTPGAGPLDLFARCDTLVVTVLAAGGTVATDAAGGGDEDAWDVGALAALDVPIVQALCLTGTRDQWAGSDAGLSPLDAAMQVAIPEFDGRIVTVPFSFKRIDADGLSVYAPDAERAARIAGIAVRQARLRHVPNADKRLAIVLSSYPTKHSRVGNAVGLDTPASAVRLLAALADAGWHLGDGPVPDDGDALIHALIAAGGHDVEWLTPEQLAAAEARVPAHTYRRWYDAVPAGLRERIRAHWGEPPGQLYTDGGDLVLAGLRFGNVVLIIQPPRGFGENPIAIYHDPDLPPSHHYLAAYRWLAAPVADGGFGADAVVHLGKHGTLEWLPGKGLGLAADCAPDAVLGDLPLVYPFIVNDPGEGTQAKRRAHAVVVDHLVPPMARAETYGDLAKLEQLLDEYATVQALDPAKVPTVRAQIWDLVRAAELHHDLHTEQMPGADDFDDFVLHLDGYLCEVKDVQIRDGLHVLAEAPTGEARVNLVLAVLRAPQVWGGVRALPGLRQALAAGYGLDEQALLAAPGARLAVPAELTDAVDGPAATAADAVDLIEALARRLVVGMETLGWDDTKVDAVVAEVVGRPVPDAAEVLRFAAREVVPRLDRTTDEIGRVLGALDGRFVPPGPSGSPTRGLVNVLPTGRNFYSVDPKAIPSRNAWDVGVALADSLLARHLADTGAYPRSVGLTVWGTSAMRTQGDDIAEVLALLGVRPTWDDRSRRVTGIEVLPLAELGRPRIDVTVRISGFFRDAFPHVVALLDDAVRQVAALDEPAADNHVRAHVTADLAEHGDERRATARIFGSKPGAYGAGLLPLIDARNWRTDADLAEVYAVWGGYAYGRDLDGRAARADMERSFARIAVAVKNQDTREHDIVDSDDYFQYHGGMVAMVRHLTGASPAAYVGDSAMPHDVRTRTLGEETRRVFRARVVNPKWIAAMRRHGYKGAFELAATVDYLFGYDATAGVVDDWMYERLAAAYVFDPENREFLERSNPWALRGITERLLEAADRGLWAAPGPDTLDRLRETYLAGEGDLEDRA; encoded by the coding sequence GTGCGCGTCCTGCTGCTCTCCACCGCCGACACCGACCTGCTCGCCGCCCGCGCCAGCGGTGCCGACTACCGCCTCGCCAACCCCGCCCGGGTCGCCGTCGACGCCGTGCCCGCCCTGCTCGACGGCGTCGACCTGGCCGTCGTACGGCTGCTCGGCGGCCGACAGGCGTGGCCGGACGGCCTCGCCGCGCTGCTCGCCTCCGGCGTGCCCACGGTGGTGCTCGGCGGCGAGGCGCTGCCCGACGCGGAGCTGATGGCCGCCTCCACGGTGCCCGCCGGGGTGGCCACCCAGGCGCTGGCATACCTGGCCGAGGGTGGCCCCGACAACCTGGCCCAGCTGGCCCGGTTCCTCTCCGACACGGTCCTGCTCACCGGCGAGGGCTTCGCCCCGCCCACCCCCACCCCGCTGTACGGCATCCTCGGCGACCGGCCCGCGACCGGCGCCGACGGGCGGCCCACCGTCGGGATCGTCTTCTACCGGGCGCACGCCCTGGCCGGGAACACCGCCTTCGTCGACACCCTGGCCGACGCGGTGCACGCGGCCGGCGGGCACCCGCTGCCGATCTTCTGCGGCTCGCTGCGCGGCCTCACCCCGGGCGCCGGGCCGCTCGACCTCTTCGCCCGCTGCGACACCCTCGTCGTGACGGTGCTCGCCGCCGGCGGGACCGTCGCCACCGATGCGGCCGGCGGGGGCGACGAGGACGCCTGGGACGTGGGTGCGCTCGCCGCCCTCGACGTGCCGATCGTCCAGGCGCTCTGCCTCACCGGCACCCGCGACCAGTGGGCCGGCAGCGACGCCGGTCTCTCCCCACTGGACGCGGCGATGCAGGTCGCCATCCCCGAGTTCGACGGTCGGATCGTCACCGTGCCGTTCTCGTTCAAGCGGATCGACGCCGACGGGCTCTCGGTCTATGCGCCGGACGCGGAGCGGGCCGCCCGGATCGCCGGCATCGCGGTCCGCCAGGCCCGGCTGCGGCACGTGCCGAACGCGGACAAGCGACTCGCGATCGTGCTCAGCTCCTATCCGACGAAGCACTCCCGGGTCGGCAACGCGGTCGGCCTGGACACCCCGGCGTCCGCGGTCCGGCTGCTGGCCGCCCTCGCCGACGCCGGCTGGCACCTCGGCGACGGGCCCGTCCCCGACGACGGCGACGCGCTGATCCACGCGCTCATCGCGGCCGGCGGGCACGACGTCGAGTGGCTCACCCCGGAACAGCTCGCCGCCGCCGAGGCGCGGGTGCCGGCGCACACCTACCGGCGTTGGTACGACGCCGTACCGGCCGGACTGCGGGAACGGATCCGTGCGCACTGGGGCGAGCCGCCCGGCCAGCTCTACACCGACGGCGGTGACCTCGTCCTCGCCGGGCTGCGCTTCGGCAACGTGGTGCTGATCATCCAGCCGCCGCGCGGCTTCGGGGAGAACCCGATCGCCATCTACCACGATCCCGACCTGCCGCCCAGCCACCACTACCTGGCCGCCTACCGGTGGCTGGCCGCGCCCGTCGCCGACGGCGGCTTCGGCGCCGACGCGGTGGTCCACCTCGGCAAGCACGGCACCCTGGAATGGCTGCCCGGCAAGGGCCTCGGGCTGGCCGCCGACTGCGCCCCCGACGCCGTGCTCGGTGACCTGCCGCTGGTCTACCCGTTCATCGTCAACGACCCCGGCGAGGGCACCCAGGCCAAGCGCCGCGCGCACGCCGTGGTCGTGGACCACCTGGTGCCGCCGATGGCCCGCGCCGAGACGTACGGCGACCTGGCGAAACTCGAACAGCTCCTCGACGAGTACGCGACCGTGCAGGCGCTCGACCCGGCCAAGGTGCCCACCGTCCGGGCCCAGATCTGGGACCTGGTCCGCGCCGCCGAACTGCACCACGACCTGCACACCGAGCAGATGCCCGGCGCCGACGACTTCGACGACTTCGTGCTGCACCTCGACGGCTATCTCTGCGAGGTCAAGGACGTGCAGATCCGCGACGGGCTGCACGTCCTCGCCGAAGCGCCGACCGGCGAGGCGCGGGTCAACCTGGTCCTCGCCGTGCTGCGCGCCCCGCAGGTCTGGGGCGGTGTCCGCGCCCTGCCCGGCCTGCGGCAGGCCCTCGCCGCCGGGTACGGGCTGGACGAGCAGGCGCTGCTCGCCGCACCCGGCGCCCGGCTCGCCGTACCGGCGGAGCTGACCGACGCCGTGGACGGTCCCGCCGCCACCGCCGCCGACGCCGTCGACCTGATCGAGGCGCTCGCCCGCCGCCTCGTCGTCGGCATGGAGACCCTGGGCTGGGACGACACGAAGGTGGACGCCGTCGTCGCCGAGGTCGTCGGCCGGCCCGTCCCGGACGCCGCCGAGGTGCTCCGCTTCGCCGCCCGGGAGGTGGTGCCCCGGCTGGACCGCACCACCGACGAGATCGGCCGGGTGCTCGGCGCGCTCGACGGCCGGTTCGTCCCGCCCGGCCCGTCCGGCTCGCCCACCCGGGGCCTGGTCAACGTGCTGCCCACCGGCCGGAACTTCTACTCCGTCGACCCGAAGGCCATCCCGAGCCGCAACGCCTGGGACGTCGGGGTGGCCCTCGCGGACTCGCTGCTGGCGCGGCACCTCGCCGACACCGGGGCGTACCCCCGGTCGGTCGGGCTGACCGTGTGGGGCACCAGCGCCATGCGTACCCAGGGCGACGACATCGCCGAGGTGCTCGCGCTGCTCGGGGTCCGGCCGACCTGGGACGACCGGTCCCGCCGGGTCACCGGCATCGAGGTGCTGCCCCTGGCCGAGCTGGGCCGGCCCCGGATCGACGTGACCGTCCGCATCTCCGGCTTCTTCCGGGACGCCTTCCCGCACGTCGTGGCGCTCCTCGACGACGCGGTCCGGCAGGTCGCCGCCCTCGACGAGCCGGCCGCCGACAACCACGTCCGCGCGCACGTCACCGCCGACCTGGCCGAGCACGGCGACGAGCGCCGGGCCACCGCCCGGATCTTCGGCTCGAAACCCGGGGCGTACGGGGCGGGGCTGCTGCCGCTGATCGACGCCCGGAACTGGCGCACCGACGCCGACCTCGCCGAGGTGTACGCCGTCTGGGGCGGCTACGCGTACGGCCGCGACCTCGACGGGCGGGCCGCCCGCGCCGACATGGAACGCTCCTTCGCCCGGATCGCGGTGGCCGTGAAGAACCAGGACACCCGGGAGCACGACATCGTCGACTCCGACGACTACTTCCAGTACCACGGCGGGATGGTGGCGATGGTCCGCCACCTCACCGGCGCGTCCCCGGCCGCCTACGTGGGGGACTCGGCCATGCCGCACGACGTGCGGACCCGCACCCTCGGCGAGGAGACCCGGCGGGTGTTCCGGGCCCGGGTGGTCAACCCGAAGTGGATCGCCGCGATGCGCCGGCACGGCTACAAGGGCGCGTTCGAGCTGGCCGCCACCGTGGACTACCTGTTCGGCTACGACGCCACCGCCGGCGTCGTCGACGACTGGATGTACGAGCGGCTGGCCGCCGCGTACGTCTTCGACCCGGAGAACCGGGAGTTCCTCGAGCGGTCCAACCCGTGGGCGTTGCGCGGCATCACCGAACGGCTGCTGGAGGCCGCCGACCGGGGCCTGTGGGCCGCACCCGGGCCGGACACCCTCGACCGGCTCCGCGAGACGTACCTGGCCGGCGAGGGCGACCTGGAGGATCGGGCATGA
- the crcB gene encoding fluoride efflux transporter CrcB, with translation MTVLLVALGAALGAPLRYLTDRAVQARHDSPLPWGTLTVNVVGSLLLGAVAAIPAAPAVTALVGTGFCGALTTWSTLSYETLRLTRQGAHRHALANVLLSVVAGLGAAALGYAVTHAVTG, from the coding sequence GTGACCGTCCTGCTCGTCGCGCTCGGGGCGGCGCTCGGCGCGCCGCTGCGCTACCTGACCGACCGGGCGGTGCAGGCCCGGCACGACTCGCCCTTGCCGTGGGGCACGCTCACCGTGAACGTGGTCGGCTCGCTGCTGCTCGGCGCGGTCGCCGCGATCCCGGCCGCTCCCGCGGTGACGGCGCTGGTCGGCACCGGCTTCTGCGGCGCGCTCACCACCTGGTCCACGCTCAGCTACGAGACGCTGCGCCTGACCCGGCAGGGTGCCCACCGCCACGCCCTGGCGAACGTGCTGCTCAGCGTGGTGGCCGGGCTGGGCGCGGCCGCCCTCGGCTACGCCGTCACGCACGCCGTGACCGGCTGA
- a CDS encoding precorrin-8X methylmutase codes for MSRVVHPIEAESYRILRSRVDLSHLPPLSRAVTERVVHASADLDYVTELVCDESALAGGLAALRAGAPVVTDVWMVAAGITGREVVCPVAEPAAAELAQAAGLTRSAAAVRIAYERVGPGALWVVGCAPTALVELIALDVAPALVVGLPVGFVGAAESKAALRAAGLPAVSNVGEKGGSAVAAAALNALLYLKETP; via the coding sequence ATGAGCCGGGTGGTGCATCCGATCGAGGCCGAGTCCTACCGGATCCTGCGCTCCCGGGTCGACCTGTCCCACCTGCCGCCGCTGAGCCGGGCGGTCACCGAGCGGGTGGTGCACGCCAGCGCCGACCTCGACTACGTCACCGAGCTGGTCTGCGACGAGAGCGCCCTGGCCGGTGGGCTGGCCGCGCTGCGCGCCGGCGCCCCAGTCGTCACCGACGTCTGGATGGTCGCCGCCGGCATCACCGGCCGGGAGGTCGTCTGCCCGGTCGCCGAGCCGGCCGCCGCCGAGCTGGCCCAGGCGGCCGGACTGACCCGCTCGGCGGCGGCGGTGCGGATCGCGTACGAGCGGGTCGGCCCCGGCGCGCTCTGGGTGGTCGGCTGTGCGCCGACCGCGCTGGTCGAACTGATCGCCCTCGACGTCGCGCCCGCGCTGGTCGTCGGGCTGCCGGTCGGCTTCGTCGGGGCCGCCGAGTCCAAGGCCGCGCTGCGGGCCGCCGGCCTGCCCGCGGTGTCCAACGTGGGCGAGAAGGGCGGCTCCGCGGTGGCCGCCGCCGCCCTCAACGCCCTGCTTTATCTCAAGGAGACGCCATGA